The following coding sequences are from one Gemmatimonadaceae bacterium window:
- a CDS encoding metalloregulator ArsR/SmtB family transcription factor: MSADPLSLTFAALADPTRRAILARLADGECTVSELAKPFAMSGPAVSKHLKVLERAGLVGRGREAQWRPCRLRAAPIKQIAEWAEDYRQFWDAAYERLDAYLNHLMSDEQDDAKGSPAAQSG, translated from the coding sequence ATGTCAGCCGATCCGCTGTCCCTCACCTTCGCAGCTCTCGCCGACCCGACCCGACGCGCTATCCTGGCGCGCTTGGCAGACGGCGAGTGCACCGTCAGCGAGCTTGCCAAGCCGTTCGCAATGAGCGGGCCGGCCGTGTCGAAGCACCTGAAGGTGCTCGAGCGCGCCGGGCTCGTCGGTCGCGGACGCGAAGCGCAATGGCGGCCTTGCCGCCTCCGGGCGGCGCCGATCAAGCAGATCGCCGAGTGGGCCGAGGACTATCGCCAGTTCTGGGACGCCGCGTACGAGCGTCTCGACGCGTACCTCAACCACCTGATGTCGGACGAGCAGGACGACGCCAAGGGAAGCCCCGCCGCGCAATCCGGTTGA
- a CDS encoding sigma-70 family RNA polymerase sigma factor — MTANTLVGTWVISGDMASDRGAPATPAALVQPTDARLIVEAAAGDRTAFEILVRRHYRAAYAVALARSGNRADAEDLVHDAFIRAAERLDRCRQPDRFVAWLCTIVRNLAHNLRARDSLRRATVLPDDTASREDSPDRKAQLADLREQLQTALATLPVIQREVVLLHDVDGRTHEEIAVIVGTTSGMCRQHLFKARKQLRHLLAGPNGPELPDA, encoded by the coding sequence GTGACCGCTAACACACTGGTTGGCACATGGGTCATCTCCGGAGACATGGCATCCGATCGCGGAGCTCCGGCGACCCCTGCCGCACTCGTCCAGCCGACGGATGCGCGACTGATCGTGGAGGCGGCTGCGGGTGATCGGACAGCATTCGAGATCCTGGTTCGACGCCATTATCGCGCTGCTTACGCGGTCGCCCTTGCGCGCAGCGGCAATCGCGCCGACGCCGAGGATCTCGTCCACGATGCCTTCATACGCGCGGCGGAGCGACTCGACAGGTGTCGGCAGCCCGACCGCTTCGTCGCCTGGCTCTGCACCATCGTTCGTAACCTCGCGCACAACCTGCGGGCGCGCGATTCCCTGCGACGGGCGACTGTACTCCCCGACGACACCGCGAGCCGCGAGGACAGCCCCGACCGGAAGGCGCAGCTCGCGGATCTGCGCGAGCAACTGCAAACGGCCCTCGCGACGCTCCCCGTGATCCAGCGCGAGGTCGTGCTGCTGCACGACGTCGACGGCCGCACGCACGAGGAAATTGCGGTAATCGTCGGCACGACGAGCGGTATGTGCCGGCAACATCTCTTCAAGGCGCGGAAGCAACTGCGTCACCTTCTCGCTGGACCGAACGGTCCGGAGCTTCCCGATGCTTAA
- a CDS encoding FAD-binding oxidoreductase: protein MNLEVLRSQLRGDILTPTSQGYDLARRLWNGMIDRRPAAIVRCVTADDVATAVHFAAHEELYPAIRAGGHNVAGLASVDDGLVIDVSRMKRITVDPIARTATSETGLTWGEFDAATQAHGLATTGGINSTTGIAGLTLGGGVGWLMGSCGLTCDTTIAYSLITADGERLTASAEEHSDLFWALKGGGGNFGVVTSITYRLHPVTTVISGMILHPFTRAAEVLRHYRDFVMAGAPDELTVFAAAITSPDGAPLIALIPAYSGPSLDEGERVLAPLRAFGSPVADLVTRMPYVSMQQMFDAGTPFGVRSYWKSTFLRALPDEAIDTFVECAAARASPRSIVKLEHAHGAATRVAPNATAFPARCHAFDLVMLSLWDDAKDDARNVAWTRNFNRAMHPWSARLVYVNALAEDDGARVREAYGDNYARLAQVKAKYDSANRFRRNQNIAPLDLA from the coding sequence ATGAACCTCGAGGTTCTGCGGTCACAGCTTCGCGGCGACATCCTCACGCCTACCTCCCAAGGCTACGACCTCGCTCGGCGACTGTGGAATGGGATGATCGATCGCAGGCCGGCGGCCATTGTCCGATGTGTAACCGCTGATGATGTCGCGACCGCGGTGCACTTCGCGGCGCACGAGGAGCTGTATCCCGCGATCCGTGCCGGTGGCCACAACGTGGCCGGCCTGGCAAGTGTTGATGACGGACTTGTAATCGATGTGTCGCGGATGAAGCGGATCACCGTAGATCCGATTGCGCGGACCGCGACGAGTGAAACCGGACTCACGTGGGGCGAGTTCGATGCGGCCACGCAGGCTCATGGCTTGGCGACGACCGGCGGCATCAACTCGACGACGGGCATCGCTGGACTCACCCTTGGCGGCGGCGTGGGATGGCTGATGGGAAGCTGCGGCCTGACCTGCGACACCACCATTGCGTACTCGCTCATAACGGCGGACGGCGAGCGACTGACCGCGAGTGCAGAGGAGCATTCCGATTTGTTCTGGGCGCTCAAAGGCGGTGGCGGCAACTTTGGCGTCGTGACGTCGATTACGTATCGATTGCACCCCGTGACCACCGTCATCTCGGGAATGATTCTCCACCCATTCACGAGAGCCGCCGAAGTCCTGCGCCACTATCGCGACTTCGTGATGGCTGGTGCGCCTGACGAGTTGACTGTCTTTGCGGCGGCGATCACGAGTCCAGACGGCGCGCCGTTGATAGCCCTGATCCCCGCCTACAGTGGTCCCAGTCTCGACGAGGGGGAGCGGGTTCTCGCGCCGCTCCGCGCATTTGGATCACCGGTGGCGGATCTCGTCACTCGCATGCCGTACGTGTCGATGCAGCAGATGTTCGACGCGGGAACGCCGTTCGGCGTTCGCAGTTACTGGAAGTCGACATTTCTGAGGGCGCTTCCGGACGAGGCAATCGACACGTTCGTAGAGTGTGCCGCGGCACGCGCGTCGCCTCGCAGCATAGTCAAGCTCGAGCATGCGCACGGTGCCGCGACGCGAGTCGCGCCTAACGCGACTGCGTTTCCGGCACGGTGCCACGCGTTCGACCTGGTCATGCTCAGTCTCTGGGATGATGCGAAGGACGATGCGCGGAATGTCGCTTGGACGCGCAACTTCAACCGGGCGATGCATCCGTGGTCGGCACGCCTCGTCTATGTCAACGCGCTCGCCGAGGACGATGGGGCTCGCGTGCGCGAGGCGTACGGCGACAACTACGCGCGGCTCGCCCAGGTGAAGGCGAAGTACGACTCCGCGAATCGCTTTCGCCGAAACCAGAACATCGCGCCTTTGGATCTCGCTTGA
- a CDS encoding CDP-alcohol phosphatidyltransferase family protein codes for MNELRRLPNALSLSRLLLAVLFVPAGRGARVVLICAAAASDFFDGWLARRTNTTTRWGALVDPIADRIFVLVAVVMYVLNGDLSLAASLLLLARDIATALGFFVARAVPGLRGVEFKARFPGKIVTVLQLVTLVALVVGAQPVTPWLIALVGLASAFAIADYTHFLWRARAR; via the coding sequence ATGAACGAACTTCGTCGACTTCCGAACGCCTTATCCCTGTCGCGGCTGCTATTGGCGGTTCTCTTCGTTCCAGCGGGACGAGGAGCTCGCGTCGTGCTGATTTGCGCCGCCGCAGCCAGCGACTTCTTCGATGGATGGCTCGCTCGACGAACCAACACGACGACGCGCTGGGGAGCGCTCGTGGATCCGATTGCGGATCGCATTTTCGTCCTGGTGGCCGTTGTTATGTATGTGCTAAACGGTGATCTCTCGCTGGCAGCGTCGCTGCTGCTCCTTGCACGCGATATTGCGACGGCTCTGGGCTTTTTCGTCGCCCGCGCCGTGCCCGGGCTGCGGGGAGTGGAGTTCAAGGCGCGCTTTCCGGGGAAGATCGTCACTGTGTTACAGCTGGTGACGCTGGTCGCACTCGTGGTCGGCGCACAGCCGGTGACACCATGGCTGATCGCGCTGGTTGGTCTCGCCTCGGCGTTCGCAATCGCGGACTACACGCACTTTCTCTGGCGCGCCCGAGCGAGATGA
- a CDS encoding helix-turn-helix domain-containing protein, with amino-acid sequence MTDYGQFCPVALGAEIFAERWTPLILRELLMGGRRFSDIQRGVPRMSRNLLTQRLHSLRSSGIIEQLPAEGGHGYEYRLTVAGRELSTVIDALGNWGYRWASKDLTAKDLDPDFLMWSLRRMVRIDALPDERVVLLFRFRGHKDRAYWLVLQRPEVDLCLFDPGYEVSLEIEAEVEALARVCLGHLELHQVMRDGGVEVHGAPRHRNALPSWLGVTRFAAMAKAASAVSR; translated from the coding sequence ATGACCGACTACGGGCAGTTTTGTCCCGTGGCGCTCGGCGCCGAAATCTTCGCCGAGCGCTGGACGCCGCTCATCCTGCGCGAGCTGCTCATGGGCGGCCGGCGATTCAGTGACATCCAGCGTGGCGTCCCCAGAATGTCCAGAAATCTGCTGACGCAGCGGCTCCACTCACTGCGGAGCAGCGGGATCATCGAGCAGCTACCCGCGGAGGGCGGTCACGGCTACGAATATCGTTTGACCGTCGCTGGTCGCGAGCTCAGTACGGTGATCGACGCGCTCGGTAATTGGGGCTACCGGTGGGCGAGTAAGGACCTCACGGCCAAGGATCTCGATCCCGACTTCCTCATGTGGTCGCTACGAAGGATGGTTCGGATCGACGCACTCCCCGACGAGCGCGTCGTGCTGCTCTTTCGATTCCGTGGACACAAGGACCGCGCGTACTGGCTGGTGCTGCAGCGTCCCGAGGTCGACCTCTGCCTCTTCGATCCCGGGTATGAGGTGAGTCTGGAAATCGAAGCCGAAGTCGAGGCGCTCGCTCGTGTATGTCTCGGTCACCTCGAGCTGCACCAAGTCATGCGCGATGGCGGCGTCGAGGTACACGGCGCGCCGCGTCATCGCAACGCATTGCCGAGCTGGCTCGGCGTCACCCGGTTCGCGGCCATGGCCAAGGCAGCGAGCGCCGTTTCACGATGA
- a CDS encoding class I SAM-dependent methyltransferase, which translates to MGDSSNGYEGVAADFLAGRGRAPSTGIGASAVRNWARTLRRGSSVVDLGCGSGLPITKVLITEGLNVYGIDAAPSLVKAFQDNLPGVPVACESVEESLFFDRMFDGVVAWGLMFLLLPEAQRRLIQRIADVLVIGGRLLFTSCAGTEPLVWNDAMTGLESRSLGGTEYRRLLSAAGLRLTREYEDEGQNHYFDAVKMAPTG; encoded by the coding sequence ATGGGCGATTCTTCCAACGGATACGAAGGCGTGGCTGCCGATTTTCTTGCGGGTCGTGGCCGTGCGCCGTCGACCGGTATCGGCGCGAGTGCGGTGCGCAATTGGGCGCGCACGCTACGCCGCGGGTCCTCTGTAGTCGATCTAGGCTGCGGGTCTGGCCTGCCCATTACCAAAGTTCTAATTACCGAAGGGCTGAACGTCTATGGCATCGATGCAGCGCCATCGTTGGTGAAGGCATTCCAAGACAACCTGCCAGGCGTACCCGTCGCGTGTGAATCCGTGGAGGAATCGTTGTTCTTCGATCGGATGTTCGACGGTGTCGTCGCGTGGGGACTCATGTTCCTTCTTCTCCCTGAAGCGCAGCGGCGACTCATCCAACGCATCGCTGACGTACTCGTGATTGGCGGCCGTCTGCTGTTCACATCTTGCGCTGGCACTGAACCACTGGTGTGGAACGACGCGATGACAGGATTGGAGTCACGGTCGCTTGGCGGGACGGAGTACCGGAGGCTCCTTTCTGCAGCCGGTTTGCGGCTCACCAGGGAGTACGAGGACGAAGGGCAAAACCACTATTTCGATGCCGTGAAAATGGCCCCGACGGGTTGA
- a CDS encoding carboxypeptidase regulatory-like domain-containing protein, producing the protein MTRSIIAALALISMVTPNESSAQQPQPARHEIVRGRVLGDSGVPVRGADVVVTRTSDAAAQPTVSDGAGAFSTDWPAGTGDYALRVSAPGFKANTAHLMRQGTDTVIVADVRLTSSVQRLAAVISRANRTVPDRDPASFDVAAVGGMVFMQNVARRLAPDQAGDLMAGASLLPGVALTPAGISIGGLPGGQNSITLNGLAFSGTDVPRDAITRVRVQASSYDPSIGWYSGALTAADLVIGDQFTSRSGHLTTDAPFLQYNDPISARLGQRYTNFNGSLGGNGQLVDDRWAYNYGLQGGRRASTLSATLLDAGPDVLQHAGVAADSAARLLSLIGAAGVPVSLGMIPSGTVDENASFIGRVDHAPYDWITLTPAPTTYGLQAYAKWNRADAQGFTPIATPAHGGTSGQDIGSLTALVSSVFGQGYLADLRSSVTAVRNTTDPYVALPDGRVLVGSTFPGATDGLSTLQFGGNGALSTIQRNFRWETLSSLQLYPPGAATHRLKLAADVRFDAYSQDLTSNRYGTFTYNSLADLAANEPSSFTRTLSSPSTSGGEWNAFVAAGDLWRINPNWQLIYGVRAEGNAFTSRPMLNPSLSSALGIRNDHAPSSLALSPRLAVNWQDGKGKIVRAGVGQFRNITDASLLATPTAATGLPGSIVRLTCVGSAVPSADWSAFLADPSAIPRQCVGTNGSFADASPAVQYVDQSYQPTRSWRANAGYQSSILRNVFSIDLVGSLNLDQPGIYDRNFAGTSTFALQDEGRPVFVPAASIVPATGQLSPTLARLTPAFGRITDVVSDLHSISEQAVLSFRPRIPTTVQRYFGDVILGYTLSDVRAQQRGFDGAAFGDPRTREWARADLDARHMFVWQGVFRPLGDGRMLAFVSGRAQSGLPFTPMIAGDVNGDGLPNDRAFIYAPTQAPDTALANGMRTLLTSAPSSVRRCLAAQLGYGAARNSCEGPWTQALNIGMRLSGQLLHTPRMDVTLNVSNPLGGLDQLLHGPNNLHGWGTPSLPDPTLYTVRGFDPSASRFIYAVNPRFGTTATSTGTLRAPFRLTLDVQLDLAQSVSEQQLDRWLRPGRAGRAGEKLSESDFFRRYQRTVPDPYAELLQQSDSLLLSSDEVASLQRVDAVYRARVDAMWSSLASYLAELPDHYDFDAVSRRTDQTIDDVWELTRVDVQKNLEAILAPAQTALLSGWSGMLFRSRDRVHIRLSPRGG; encoded by the coding sequence ATGACTCGCTCCATCATCGCGGCGCTCGCGTTGATTTCGATGGTCACGCCTAACGAATCATCGGCGCAACAGCCGCAGCCAGCGCGACACGAGATCGTGCGTGGACGGGTCCTGGGCGACAGTGGCGTCCCGGTGCGCGGAGCGGATGTCGTCGTGACTCGAACGAGCGACGCAGCCGCGCAGCCGACCGTATCCGACGGCGCGGGCGCCTTCTCGACTGATTGGCCGGCGGGCACCGGCGACTACGCGCTCCGCGTTTCGGCGCCCGGCTTCAAGGCGAATACCGCGCACCTCATGCGTCAGGGCACGGACACCGTCATCGTCGCCGACGTTCGGCTCACGTCGTCCGTGCAACGTCTCGCGGCGGTCATCTCGCGCGCGAATCGGACAGTTCCGGATCGCGATCCGGCGTCGTTCGACGTTGCTGCCGTCGGCGGAATGGTCTTCATGCAGAACGTGGCGCGACGCCTCGCACCCGATCAAGCCGGTGATCTGATGGCGGGTGCGAGTCTGCTTCCGGGGGTGGCGCTCACACCCGCTGGGATCTCGATCGGTGGGCTACCGGGCGGCCAAAACTCGATCACCCTCAACGGCCTCGCCTTCTCCGGTACGGACGTGCCGCGCGACGCGATCACGCGCGTGCGCGTTCAGGCATCGTCGTACGATCCGTCGATCGGGTGGTACAGCGGCGCGCTGACCGCAGCCGATCTCGTGATCGGCGATCAATTCACGTCGCGCTCGGGACACCTAACGACGGACGCGCCCTTCCTCCAATACAACGACCCGATCTCTGCGCGCCTCGGCCAACGGTACACGAACTTCAACGGCAGTCTCGGCGGCAACGGCCAGCTTGTGGACGATCGCTGGGCGTACAATTACGGACTTCAGGGCGGTCGCCGTGCGTCCACCCTATCGGCGACGCTTCTCGACGCCGGTCCGGACGTGCTGCAACATGCGGGCGTCGCGGCCGACTCGGCGGCGCGCCTCCTCTCCCTCATCGGGGCCGCCGGTGTGCCCGTGTCGTTAGGCATGATCCCGTCGGGAACTGTCGACGAGAATGCCTCGTTCATCGGGCGGGTCGATCATGCCCCGTACGACTGGATCACCCTCACGCCCGCGCCGACGACGTACGGTCTCCAGGCGTACGCCAAATGGAATCGCGCGGACGCCCAGGGCTTCACGCCGATCGCAACGCCCGCGCACGGCGGCACGAGCGGGCAGGACATCGGCTCGCTCACGGCGCTCGTGAGCAGCGTGTTCGGCCAGGGCTATCTCGCCGACCTGCGTTCCTCGGTGACGGCGGTGCGAAATACGACCGATCCGTACGTGGCACTCCCGGATGGCCGGGTCCTCGTCGGCTCGACTTTCCCCGGCGCGACGGACGGGCTCTCGACTCTCCAGTTCGGCGGCAACGGCGCTCTCTCGACGATTCAGCGGAACTTCCGCTGGGAGACGTTGAGCAGCCTGCAGCTCTATCCGCCGGGCGCGGCGACGCATCGCCTCAAGCTCGCCGCGGACGTCCGATTCGATGCCTACTCCCAGGACCTAACGAGTAACCGCTACGGCACGTTTACCTACAATTCGCTCGCCGACCTCGCCGCGAATGAGCCGTCGTCGTTCACGCGAACGTTGTCGTCGCCCTCCACGAGCGGCGGCGAATGGAATGCCTTCGTCGCTGCTGGTGATCTCTGGCGGATCAACCCCAATTGGCAGCTCATCTACGGTGTGCGCGCCGAGGGAAATGCATTCACGTCCCGACCGATGCTCAACCCATCGCTCTCGTCCGCGCTCGGCATTCGCAATGACCACGCGCCGTCGAGCCTCGCACTCAGCCCGCGGCTCGCGGTGAACTGGCAAGATGGAAAGGGCAAGATCGTGCGCGCCGGCGTCGGGCAATTCCGAAACATTACCGACGCGTCGCTACTGGCCACTCCCACGGCGGCCACGGGACTGCCGGGATCCATCGTTCGACTCACGTGCGTCGGCTCGGCGGTGCCAAGCGCCGACTGGAGCGCCTTCTTGGCAGATCCGTCGGCGATCCCTCGCCAGTGCGTGGGAACGAACGGAAGCTTCGCCGACGCATCACCGGCGGTCCAGTACGTCGACCAGTCGTATCAGCCGACGCGCAGCTGGCGCGCGAACGCGGGCTATCAATCGAGCATCCTCAGAAATGTGTTCTCGATCGATCTCGTCGGCTCGCTCAATCTCGATCAGCCGGGGATCTACGACCGCAACTTTGCCGGAACGTCGACGTTCGCGCTCCAGGATGAGGGTCGGCCCGTATTCGTCCCCGCGGCTTCGATCGTGCCGGCTACCGGTCAGCTCTCACCGACGTTAGCGCGCCTAACGCCGGCATTCGGCCGCATCACCGACGTCGTCTCCGATCTGCACTCCATCAGCGAGCAAGCGGTGCTCTCGTTCCGTCCGCGCATCCCAACCACGGTACAGCGCTACTTCGGCGATGTGATTCTCGGATACACATTGTCCGACGTGCGTGCACAGCAGCGCGGCTTCGACGGCGCGGCGTTTGGCGATCCGCGCACGCGTGAATGGGCACGTGCCGATCTCGATGCGCGCCACATGTTCGTTTGGCAAGGAGTCTTCCGTCCGCTCGGCGACGGACGCATGCTGGCGTTCGTCTCGGGGCGGGCACAATCGGGCCTTCCGTTCACGCCCATGATCGCCGGCGACGTCAACGGCGACGGCCTGCCTAACGATCGCGCCTTCATCTACGCGCCAACGCAGGCGCCGGACACGGCACTGGCCAACGGGATGCGCACGCTCCTCACGTCGGCGCCGAGCAGCGTGCGCCGGTGCCTCGCCGCGCAGCTTGGGTACGGGGCGGCTCGCAACAGCTGCGAGGGGCCGTGGACCCAAGCCCTCAATATCGGCATGCGGCTGAGTGGTCAGCTCCTGCACACGCCGCGCATGGACGTGACGCTCAACGTTTCCAACCCACTCGGCGGGCTCGATCAGCTCCTGCACGGCCCGAACAACCTTCACGGCTGGGGGACGCCGTCGCTCCCCGACCCGACGCTGTACACCGTGCGGGGATTCGATCCGTCGGCCAGCCGCTTCATCTACGCCGTCAATCCCCGCTTCGGTACGACCGCCACGTCGACGGGGACGCTCCGCGCACCCTTCCGCCTAACGCTCGACGTGCAACTCGATCTCGCGCAGTCGGTCTCGGAGCAGCAGCTCGACCGTTGGCTTCGGCCGGGGCGCGCCGGGCGTGCGGGAGAGAAGCTGAGCGAAAGCGATTTTTTCCGGCGGTATCAGCGCACCGTACCCGATCCCTACGCGGAGCTGCTCCAGCAGTCGGATTCGTTGCTGTTGTCATCCGATGAAGTTGCCAGCCTCCAACGTGTAGACGCTGTGTACCGCGCGCGCGTCGACGCCATGTGGTCGAGCCTCGCGTCGTATCTCGCCGAGCTACCGGACCACTACGACTTCGACGCGGTGAGCCGCCGCACCGACCAAACGATCGACGATGTGTGGGAGCTAACGCGCGTGGATGTGCAGAAGAATCTCGAGGCGATCCTCGCGCCGGCGCAGACCGCGTTGCTCTCCGGTTGGTCAGGGATGCTCTTTCGCTCTCGGGATCGCGTCCACATTCGTCTGTCGCCGCGCGGTGGTTGA
- a CDS encoding VOC family protein produces MKIKVTSVYVDDQEKALRYYTDVLGFVKKNDFSQGPYRWLTVASSDEPNGTELQLAPNNNPAAKAYQQAMLQQGQPAAMFYTDDVKGDYERIKSRGGEFTMPPTDVTASTIAMLNDSCGNLIQLVQLARR; encoded by the coding sequence ATGAAGATCAAGGTGACGAGCGTCTACGTCGACGACCAAGAGAAGGCACTGCGCTATTACACGGACGTGTTGGGCTTTGTGAAAAAGAACGACTTTTCGCAGGGGCCGTATCGCTGGCTGACGGTCGCTTCGTCGGACGAGCCTAACGGCACGGAGCTCCAACTGGCGCCGAATAACAATCCGGCGGCCAAGGCCTATCAGCAAGCGATGCTTCAGCAGGGCCAACCCGCGGCGATGTTCTACACCGACGACGTGAAGGGCGACTACGAGCGCATCAAGTCACGCGGCGGCGAGTTCACGATGCCGCCAACCGACGTGACCGCCTCGACCATCGCCATGCTGAACGACAGCTGCGGCAATCTCATTCAACTCGTGCAGCTGGCGCGCAGGTAG
- a CDS encoding vanadium-dependent haloperoxidase, whose translation MWRQLNLVSVAAVGLLAAACADNRAPTITGPQSSARTQADIDATNVAKSSVADFDAVVPSAYYQLSLDFTKETAGITPPVQARAFGYMGLALYESLVGGMPDNRSVASQLNGIGALPGAKGVPYSWPLVANAALAEVMRGLWGDKTSRAAGNIADLNALEASLASQYAAGVPPGLAMLSRQFGRSVGAAVYATSRDDGADESYLTNFPTTYTPPTGPGLWVPTAPGQLAMQPFWATKVRTFALSSAAACDPGPPPAYSEQPGSAFYNEANLDYQLSKTLTPEQITIAQYWADGPGSISGPGHALAIVNEVIAQQNANLATAAEAYARAGIADADALTSIWQAKYEYNLIRPVSYIRRVIDPTWNTLLATPPFPEYVSAHSGQSAAVLTTLETVFGDNVPFVDHAHDADGFAPRSFDHIFAAAEEAGISRLYAGIHFSSGNLNGRALGRCVAARVNSLNWRR comes from the coding sequence ATGTGGAGGCAGCTCAATCTGGTAAGCGTCGCTGCAGTTGGCCTGTTGGCCGCCGCGTGCGCGGATAATCGGGCCCCAACCATCACCGGACCGCAGTCCTCCGCACGCACGCAAGCCGACATCGATGCCACGAACGTCGCGAAATCATCCGTAGCCGATTTCGACGCCGTGGTGCCGTCCGCCTACTATCAACTCTCGCTCGACTTCACGAAAGAGACGGCGGGCATCACGCCACCGGTGCAGGCACGCGCGTTCGGGTACATGGGTCTCGCGCTCTACGAGTCGCTCGTCGGTGGCATGCCGGACAATCGCTCGGTGGCGAGTCAGTTGAATGGCATCGGTGCACTGCCGGGCGCGAAAGGAGTCCCGTACTCCTGGCCGCTCGTCGCCAACGCGGCGCTCGCGGAAGTGATGCGAGGCCTCTGGGGCGACAAGACGAGTCGAGCTGCCGGCAACATCGCCGATCTAAACGCGCTCGAGGCCAGTCTGGCGTCGCAGTACGCTGCCGGCGTGCCGCCTGGCCTGGCGATGCTGTCGAGACAGTTTGGTCGCTCGGTTGGTGCGGCGGTCTACGCGACTTCACGAGACGACGGTGCCGATGAATCGTACCTGACGAATTTCCCCACGACATACACGCCGCCAACGGGTCCAGGCTTGTGGGTGCCCACCGCGCCGGGCCAACTGGCGATGCAACCATTCTGGGCAACAAAGGTCAGGACATTCGCGCTCTCGAGTGCCGCCGCGTGCGACCCGGGCCCTCCTCCGGCGTACTCCGAGCAGCCCGGCTCGGCGTTCTACAACGAGGCGAATCTGGATTACCAGCTGTCGAAGACTCTCACGCCCGAGCAGATCACCATCGCGCAGTACTGGGCCGATGGTCCGGGGTCCATCAGCGGACCTGGCCACGCGCTGGCGATCGTCAACGAGGTGATCGCTCAGCAGAACGCGAATTTGGCCACGGCCGCGGAGGCGTACGCACGTGCCGGGATCGCCGACGCCGACGCGCTCACCTCCATCTGGCAAGCGAAATACGAATACAATCTGATTCGTCCGGTCAGCTACATCCGACGGGTGATCGATCCAACGTGGAACACGCTGCTCGCCACGCCGCCGTTTCCGGAATACGTGTCGGCGCACTCGGGCCAGTCAGCTGCCGTGCTGACTACCCTCGAGACTGTGTTCGGCGACAACGTGCCGTTCGTGGACCACGCGCACGACGCAGACGGCTTCGCTCCACGCTCCTTCGACCACATCTTTGCCGCCGCCGAAGAAGCGGGAATTTCACGGCTGTATGCTGGAATCCACTTTAGCTCTGGAAATCTCAACGGACGCGCGCTCGGTCGCTGTGTGGCGGCGCGGGTGAACTCACTGAACTGGCGCCGCTGA